The Solirubrobacter pauli sequence ACGTACGACGGCCCGGTCTCCGGCAGCGCCGCGATCACGTTCAAGCAGCCGGTCGCCGAGACCGACGCGCTGCGCACGGGCTCCTACACCAAGACGCTGACCTTCACGATCTCGACGACGACGCCGTAGTCGAGTCGCACACCGCGCTTCAGAAGAGCCCGCCTCCACGGCGGGCTTTTTTTGTGCCCGCGCAGCCCGGCCCGGCGGCCGCGGGCAAAAAGAAAGCCCGCCGAAGGGCGGGCTTTCTCGGCGTTCGTATGCGGGACGCGCTACTTGCTCTCGGCCAGCTTGAGGAAGGCCTCGTAGCGGCGCTTGTCGCGCTCGGCGGCGCGGCGCTCCTCCGTGCCCTCCTCGGCGCTCGCCAGCTCGTCCTCGGCCCGCCGGAGGCGGTCCTGGAGGTCGGAGGCGTTGAGCTTGTCCACGCTGAAGACCTCGTCGACGAGGACCAGGGCGCGGTCGCCGGTCATCTGGAGGAAGCCCTCGCCCTGCGCGAAGCGGATGACCTCGGACTCCGACTTGTAGAGCCGCAGCTCGGTCGGGTTGAGCATCGCCAGCAGCGGCTGGTGGTTGGCGAGGATGCCGATGGACCCCACGCTGGTGCGCGTGGAGACCATCTCGACCTCGTCGTTGAAGACCTCACCCTCCGGGGTGAGGACCTCGACCTTGAAGGGCGTGCGCGCCATTGCTTAGCGCTTCGCCGCCTCGACGACGTCCTCGATCGTGCCCTTGAGCAGGAACGCGGACTCCGGCAGGTCGTCGTGCTGGCCCTCGAGGATCTCGCGGAAGGAGCGGACGGTGTCGGCGATCGACACGTACGCGCCCGGCGTGCCCGTGAACTGCTCGGCGACGTGGAACGGCTGGGACAGGAAGCGCTCGATCTTGCGGGCGCGCTGCACCAGGACGCGGTCCTCGTCCGAG is a genomic window containing:
- the atpC gene encoding ATP synthase F1 subunit epsilon, whose product is MARTPFKVEVLTPEGEVFNDEVEMVSTRTSVGSIGILANHQPLLAMLNPTELRLYKSESEVIRFAQGEGFLQMTGDRALVLVDEVFSVDKLNASDLQDRLRRAEDELASAEEGTEERRAAERDKRRYEAFLKLAESK